A DNA window from Camelina sativa cultivar DH55 chromosome 17, Cs, whole genome shotgun sequence contains the following coding sequences:
- the LOC104758332 gene encoding serine/threonine-protein kinase TIO, translated as MGVDDYHVIELVGEGSFGRVYKGRRKYTGQTVAMKFIMKQGKSDKDIHSLRQEIEILRKLKHQNIIEMLDSFENEREFCVVTEFAQGELFEILEDDKCLPEEQVQAIAKQLVKALHYLHSNRIIHRDMKPQNILIGAGSVVKLCDFGFARAMSTNTVVLRSIKGTPLYMAPELVREQPYNHTADLWSLGVILYELYVGQPPFYTNSVYALIRHIVKDPVKYPDEMSPYFKSFLKGLLNKVPQSRLTWPALLEHPFVKESKEEVEAREMHTAVVDHKAAWMLKGNGGQQRNEKCDSVTPVENTSATRVLADVQSDIKSAVKVNSPPPEDFLGFPTQEEIKSSGNATLDRLESTSRTVKGAKVIGEDDKALDLLLLSLENISKSPDPKREKDVACSVQSLRIISNLVAARAIVSVGLIEKITCALLDFTNALVGMKSSVFNNIIPKSLSVTKNLVGHIEGNSIHSSYIRHWTKVVEIFVQVVGWEEEGTGRIIYEACSCITTMLSRVAEDLKSSTPDSVSEQILEHANMSRIVDHLCLCLASSGSSLASGSSQMLAAACEACRAIWILIDTSETFFKDDSMNIFPLDALQNRLSQHENGNSEWGPLSEKLVDTVTRAYLRSKHVQVAIGHCLHQRVEAPLVSAIQLLSRCCLHNGIMPSMLCGLPSSLPITTVVSGGEDGTVISEIFSILSYASLSCKDQQTGEKNNFEGRLNNLVFHSCLLLATVAQCLRLTGRNSALLMLTNSPRKHLHRLSAIANHIASDDKIEASLQNHSASAMLALASILSLEKGSSAESSVSEIAVPLIPRATKLCYHLRPMPSNEGEVIYHSAKFTRWHGLLDGCIGLLESRLKWGGPLTVQQLIASGTPLLLINLLAGKLSNASPDDIKKTPNWIGLSPVGVIWAISSICHCLSGGTLTFRQVLVKNENMKMITCLLSDAHIKLVKTWGGPGGGKDGVRETINVIIDLLAFPFVAVQSQPGPLSATASVNSGFILNMGSPGVRVCMEDKDLLKAIEEDMDKYIKVLMEVGVPSLILRCLEHLDLKDLVRPVAFLAKLVGRPRLAVELVSKGLLDPNRMKKLLNGSSPREVILDILMIISDLSRMDKGFYKYIGEASVLQPLKEFLTHSDPNIRAKACSALGNMCRHNGYFYSSLAEHQIIGLLIDRCADPDKRTQKFACFAIGNAAYHNDTLYEELRRSITQLANVLTTAEEDKTKANAAGALSNLVRNSNKLCEDIVSKGALQTLLRLVADCSALALNPSKKETASESPLKIALFSLAKMCSNHQICRQFVKSSELFPVIARLKQSPEDNIAHYASVIVAKVGGDS; from the exons ATGGGTGTCGATGATTATCATGTGATAGAGCTCGTCGGTGAAGGCTCTTTTGGGAGGGTTTACAAAGGAAGACGGAAGTATACCGGCCAG ACGGTGGCGATGAAGTTCATCATGAAACAAGGAAAGAGTGACAAGGATATACATAGTCTTAGGCAAGAAATCGAG ATATTGCGGAAGCTCAAGCATCAGAATATAATTGAAATGCTCGACTCCTTTGAAAACGAACGAGAGTTCTGTGTTGTCACTGAGTTTGCTCAA GGTGAACTGTTTGAGATTCTTGAGGATGACAAGTGCCTTCCAGAAGAGCAAGTTCAAGCAATCGCGAAACAGTTG GTAAAAGCATTGCATTACTTGCATTCTAACCGTATAATTCATCGTGACATGAAGCCACAAAACATTCTTATTGGTGCTGGGTCTGTCGTTAAG CtatgtgattttggttttgctCGAGCTATGTCCACCAACACCGTGGTTTTGCGATCCATTAAAG GCACTCCTCTGTACATGGCGCCAGAGCTTGTGAGAGAACAGCCATACAATCACACTGCCGACTTGTGGTCTCTTGGTGTTATATT GTATGAGTTATATGTAGGTCAACCTCCGTTCTACACCAATTCTGTGTATGCTCTCATTCGTCACATTGTTAAG GATCCTGTCAAATATCCTGATGAAATGAGTCCTTATTTCAAAAGCTTTTTGAAAGGATTGCTCAACAAG GTTCCCCAAAGTCGATTAACCTGGCCTGCTCTTCTTGAGCACCCCTTCGTTAAAGAATCAAAAGAGGAAGTTGAAGCCAGG GAAATGCATACTGCAGTAGTCGACCATAAGGCAGCTTGGATGCTCAAAGGAAATGGAGGGCAGCAGAGAAATG AAAAGTGCGACTCTGTGACCCCGGTTGAGAACACTTCTGCTACCAGAGTTCTAGCTGACGTTCAGTCAGATATAAAGAGTGCTGTCAAAGTAAATTCTCCACCACCTGAGGATTTTCTCGGATTCCCAACCCAAGAGGAGATAAAAAGTTCAG GTAATGCAACACTAGACAGATTGGAAAGTACATCCCGCACTGTTAAAGGTGCAAAAGTTATAGGTGAAGATGATAAAGCATTGGATCTTCTTTTGCTGTCACtggaaaatatttcaaaatcgCCTGATCCTAAAAG GGAAAAAGATGTTGCTTGCTCTGTTCAGTCCCTCAGGATCATTTCCAATTTGGTTGCAGCTCGTGCCATAGTTTCAGTTGGACTGATTGAGAAAATAACATGTGCACTGCTAGACTTTACTAACGCTCTTGTTGGGATGAAATCGTCCGTGTTCAACAACATAATACCAAAG AGTCTTTCAGTCACTAAAAACTTGGTAGGACATATTGAAGGCAATAGCATACATAGTTCCTACATCAGGCACTGGACCAAAGTAGTGGAAATTTTCGTACAG GTCGTTGGATGGGAAGAAGAGGGGACTGGTAGAATTATATATGAGGCATGTTCCTGCATCACAACGATGTTATCTCGAGTTGCCGAAGATCTTAAGTCTTCAACTCCTGATTCTGTTTCTGAACAGATTTTAGAGCACGCTAACATGTCTCGCATAGTTGATCATTTGTGTCTTTGTTTGGCTTCTTCTGGGTCGAGTTTAGCTTCTGGCTCTTCACAAATGTTAGCAGCTGCCTGTGAAGCTTGTAGAGCAATATGGATTCTCATAGATACTTCCGAAACATTCTTCAAAGACGATTCTATGAACATATTTCCTCTAGATGCTTTGCAGAACCGTCTTTCTCAGCATGAAAACGGAAACAGTGAGTGGGGTCCGTTATCTGAGAAACTTGTGGATACAGTGACAAGAGCATATCTCCGATCAAAGCATGTGCAAGTTGCTATTGGTCATTGCCTTCACCAACGAGTGGAGGCTCCCTTGGTTTCTGCAATTCAG CTCTTGTCAAGATGCTGCCTTCACAATGGAATTATGCCTAGCATGCTTTGTGGTCTTCCCAGTTCACTGCCTATTACGACCGTAGTCAGTGGTGGAGAGGATGGTACAGTTATTTCAGAAATATTTTCTATACTATCCTATGCTTCATTATCATGCAAAGACCAACAAAcaggagaaaaaaataacttcGAGGGCAGACTAAACAATCTGGTGTTCCATTCATGCCTTCTGTTGGCAACAGTTGCTCAATGTTTGAGGCTAACTGGGAGAAATTCTGCCCTGTTAATGCTTACAAATTCTCCAAGGAAGCATCTACATCGTCTTTCTGCTATAGCCAATCACATTGCCTCAGATGATAAAATTGAAGCTTCTCTTCAGAATCACTCTGCATCAGCTATGCTTGCTCTCGCATCTATTCTCTCTCTTGAAAAAGGATCTTCTGCTGAATCTTCTGTCTCTGAGATTGCGGTGCCTCTGATACCTCGAGCTACTAAGCTTTGTTATCATCTTAGGCCTATGCCAAGTAATGAAGGTGAAGTGATCTATCATTCTGCTAAGTTTACCAGATGGCACGGACTTCTCGATGGATGTATCGGTTTATTAGAATCCAGATTGAAGTGGGGAGGACCTTTAACTGTGCAACAGCTTATTGCTAGTGGAACACCATTGCTTCTTATAAATCTGTTAGCTGGCAAACTTTCAAATGCTTCCCCAGATGATATCAAGAAAACACCCAACTGGATTGGCTTGTCGCCCGTTGGTGTTATATGGGCCATTTCGTCCATATGCCACTGTCTTTCGGGTGGCACTTTAACTTTCCGTCAGGTTCTTGTGAAGaatgaaaacatgaaaatgatTACTTGTTTATTATCTGATGCTCATATCAAGCTAGTAAAGACCTGGGGAGGTCCTGGGGGAGGAAAAGATGGAGTTAGAGAGACAATAAATGTGATAATAGATCTCCTAGCATTTCCTTTTGTTGCTGTACAAAGTCAACCGGGTCCATTATCTGCCACTGCTTCTGTAAATAGTGGATTCATTCTCAACATGGGCTCTCCAGGTGTCAGAGTGTGCATGGAAGATAAAGATTTGTTAAAGGCTATAGAAGAGGATATGGACAAATACATAAAAGTCCTTATGGAA GTGGGAGTGCCGAGTTTAATCCTTCGTTGCTTGGAACACTTGGATTTAAAAGATTTAGTAAGGCCTGTTGCTTTTCTTGCCAAATTGGTGGGTCGTCCACGTCTCGCAGTAGAGCTTGTTAGCAAAGGTTTGTTGGATCCTAACAGAATGAAAAAATTACTCAACGGTTCGAGTCCAAGAGAAGTCATACTTGATATTTTGATGATCATATCTGATCTATCGAGGATGGATAAG GGTTTCTATAAATACATCGGCGAGGCTTCTGTTCTGCAGCCTTTAAAAGAATTTCTAACTCATTCAGATCCAAATATACGCGCAAAAGCTTGTAGTGCTCTTGGTAACATGTGCAGACACAATGGATATTTCTACAGCTCTCTG GCTGAACATCAAATCATCGGCCTCCTCATTGATCGATGTGCTGATCCGGACAAAAGAACACAGAAATTTGCTTGCTTTGCT attggAAACGCTGCTTACCATAACGACACTCTGTATGAAGAACTCAGACGATCTATAACGCAGCTAGCAAACGTTTTGACCACGGCTGAAGAAGACAAGACAAAAGCAAACGCTGCTGGTGCATTGAGCAACCTTGTTCGAAACTCCAACAAACTCTGTGAAGATATAGTCTCCAAAGGAGCTTTACAA ACGTTACTGAGGCTGGTTGCAGATTGCTCGGCTCTTGCCCTGAACCCGAGCAAGAAAGAGACAGCAAGTGAGTCACCGCTTAAGATCGCACTcttctcattggctaaaatGTGTTCAAACCACCAGATTTGCAGACAATTTGTGAAGTCATCAGAGTTGTTTCCGGTCATCGCAAGGCTTAAACAATCCCCCGAAGATAATATTGCTCACTATGCTTCAGTAATCGTTGCCAAAGTCGGTGGTGATTCCTAA
- the LOC104758334 gene encoding ATP-dependent zinc metalloprotease FTSH 1, chloroplastic-like isoform X1, translating into MAATASNSLLRSSNFLGSHIIISSPTPKTTRNTSFPFSFVTHPAKYQITRSSLRNEDTNSPNGKPNSPLSSKIALAAILFSSISSSPRALALVDEPPSPSVVVEAQVQQAVKPSTSPLFIQNEILKAPSPKSSDLPEGSQWRYSEFLNAVKKGKVERVRFSKDGSVLQLTAVDNRRASVIVPNDPDLVDILAMNGVDISVSEGESSGNDLFTVIGNLIFPILAFGGLFLLFRRAQGGPGGGPGGLGGPMDFGRSKSKFQEVPETGVSFADVAGADQAKLELQEVVDFLKNPDKYTALGAKIPKGCLLVGPPGTGKTLLARAVAGEAGVPFFSCAASEFVELFVGVGASRVRDLFEKAKSKAPCIVFIDEIDAVGRQRGAGMGGGNDEREQTINQLLTEMDGFSGNSGVIVLAATNRPDVLDSALLRPGRFDRQVTVDRPDVAGRVKILQVHSRGKALGKDVDFDKVARRTPGFTGADLQNLMNEAAILAARRELKEISKDEISDALERIIAGPEKKNAVVSEEKKRLVAYHEAGHALVGALMPEYDPVAKISIIPRGQAGGLTFFAPSEERLESGLYSRSYLENQMAVALGGRVAEEVIFGDENVTTGASNDFMQVSRVARQMIERFGFSKKIGQVAVGGPGGNPFMGQQMSSQKDYSMATADIVDAEVRELVEKAYKRATEIITTHIDILHKLAQLLIEKETVDGEEFMSLFIDGQAELYIS; encoded by the exons ATGGCGGCCACAGCTTCAAACTCATTACTACGTTCTTCAAATTTCTTAGGATCCCATATCATAATCTCATCACCCACTCCTAAAACCACCAGAAACACTTCCTTCCCTTTCTCCTTCGTCACCCATCCCGCAAAATACCAAATCACTCGATCGTCTCTTCGAAACGAAGACACCAATTCCCCAAATGGTAAACCCAATTCGCCGCTATCTTCAAAAATAGCTTTAGCAGCGATTCTCTTCTCTTCGATTTCATCTTCCCCGCGAGCTTTAGCTCTAGTTGACGAACCACCTTCTCCATCTGTCGTTGTGGAAGCTCAAGTACAACAAGCAGTGAAGCCATCGACGTCGCCGTTGTTCATTCAGAACGAGATACTCAAGGCTCCTAGTCCTAAATCATCGGATCTTCCAGAAGGATCTCAGTGGCGATACAGCGAGTTTCTTAACGCCGTGAAGAAAGGTAAAGTGGAGAGAGTTAGATTTAGCAAAGACGGTTCTGTTCTTCAGCTTACTGCCGTTGATAACCGCCGTGCCTCTGTGATTGTTCCCAACGACCCTGACCTCGTTGATATCTTGGCTATGAACGGAGTTGATATATCTGTGTCTGAGGGAGAGTCCTCTGGGAACGACTTGTTTACTGTCATTGGAAACTTGATTTTCCCTATTTTGGCCTTTGGTGGACTCTTCTTGCTTTTCAGGAGAGCTCAGGGTGgtcctggtggtggtcctggtGGCTTGGGTGGTCCTATGGATTTTGGACGTTCTAAGTCCAAGTTCCAGGAAGTGCCTGAGACTGGTGTGTCATTTGCAGATGTTGCTGGAGCTGATCAAGCTAAGTTGGAGCTACAGGAAGTTGTGGATTTCTTGAAGAATCCTGATAAGTACACAGCCTTGGGTGCTAAG ATTCCTAAAGGGTGTTTGCTTGTTGGACCTCCCGGTACGGGTAAGACACTCTTGGCTAGGGCGGTGGCTGGGGAAGCTGGAGTGCCGTTCTTCTCTTGTGCGGCCTCGGAGTTTGTGGAGCTTTTTGTGGGTGTTGGTGCATCTAGAGTTAGGGATTTGTTTGAGAAGGCTAAGTCTAAAGCCCCTTGTATTGTATTCATTGATGAGATTGACGCTGTGGGGAGGCAGAGAGGAGCTGGGATGGGAGGAGGAAATGATGAGAGGGAACAGACTATTAATCAGTTGTTGACAGAGATGGATGGGTTTTCTGGTAACTCTGGTGTCATAGTTTTGGCAGCTACGAATAGGCCGGATGTTCTTGATTCGGCGCTGTTGAGGCCTGGAAGGTTTGATAGACAGGTCACGGTGGATAGGCCTGATGTGGCTGGCAGAGTCAAGATTCTTCAG GTTCATTCAAGGGGGAAGGCACTCGGTAAAGATGTGGACTTTGACAAGGTTGCGAGGAGGACCCCTGGTTTCACGGGTGCTGACCTACAGAACCTGATGAATGAAGCGGCGATTCTGGCGGCCAGGCGTGAGCTCAAGGAGATAAGCAAGGACGAAATCTCTGATGCTCTTGAGAGGATCATTGCTGGACCTGAGAAGAAGAATGCTGTTGTGtctgaggagaagaagagacttgtTGCATACCATG AGGCTGGTCATGCTCTAGTGGGTGCTCTTATGCCGGAATATGATCCGGTTGCCAAGATTTCTATCATTCCTCGTGGCCAAGCTGGTGGGCTCACCTTTTTTGCTCCAAGCGAAGAAAGACTTGAGTCTGGATTGTACAGCAGGAGTTACCTCGAGAATCAAATGGCTGTTGCACTTGGCGGAAG GGTTGCAGAGGAGGTGATCTTTGGGGATGAGAATGTGACGACTGGAGCATCAAATGATTTCATGCAGGTGTCTCGTGTGGCACGTCAAATGATTGAGAGATTCGGGTTCAGCAAAAAGATTGGACAAGTTGCTGTTGGTGGCCCTGGTGGAAATCCCTTTATGGGTCAACAA ATGTCATCACAGAAAGATTACTCAATGGCAACTGCAGATATCGTAGATGCTGAGGTGCGGGAGCTAGTTGAGAAGGCATACAAGAGAGCAACAGAGATCATAACAACTCATATTGATATCCTACACAAGCTTGCGCAGCTCCTGATCGAGAAAGAAACAGTTGATGGAGAAGAGTTTATGAGTCTCTTTATTGATGGCCAAGCTGAGTTGTATATTTCCTGA
- the LOC104758334 gene encoding ATP-dependent zinc metalloprotease FTSH 1, chloroplastic-like isoform X2, whose translation MAATASNSLLRSSNFLGSHIIISSPTPKTTRNTSFPFSFVTHPAKYQITRSSLRNEDTNSPNGKPNSPLSSKIALAAILFSSISSSPRALALVDEPPSPSVVVEAQVQQAVKPSTSPLFIQNEILKAPSPKSSDLPEGSQWRYSEFLNAVKKGKVERVRFSKDGSVLQLTAVDNRRASVIVPNDPDLVDILAMNGVDISVSEGESSGNDLFTVIGNLIFPILAFGGLFLLFRRAQGGPGGGPGGLGGPMDFGRSKSKFQEVPETGVSFADVAGADQAKLELQEEVVDFLKNPDKYTALGAKIPKGCLLVGPPGTGKTLLARAVAGEAGVPFFSCAASEFVELFVGVGASRVRDLFEKAKSKAPCIVFIDEIDAVGRQRGAGMGGGNDEREQTINQLLTEMDGFSGNSGVIVLAATNRPDVLDSALLRPGRFDRQVTVDRPDVAGRVKILQVHSRGKALGKDVDFDKVARRTPGFTGADLQNLMNEAAILAARRELKEISKDEISDALERIIAGPEKKNAVVSEEKKRLVAYHEAGHALVGALMPEYDPVAKISIIPRGQAGGLTFFAPSEERLESGLYSRSYLENQMAVALGGRVAEEVIFGDENVTTGASNDFMQVSRVARQMIERFGFSKKIGQVAVGGPGGNPFMGQQMSSQKDYSMATADIVDAEVRELVEKAYKRATEIITTHIDILHKLAQLLIEKETVDGEEFMSLFIDGQAELYIS comes from the exons ATGGCGGCCACAGCTTCAAACTCATTACTACGTTCTTCAAATTTCTTAGGATCCCATATCATAATCTCATCACCCACTCCTAAAACCACCAGAAACACTTCCTTCCCTTTCTCCTTCGTCACCCATCCCGCAAAATACCAAATCACTCGATCGTCTCTTCGAAACGAAGACACCAATTCCCCAAATGGTAAACCCAATTCGCCGCTATCTTCAAAAATAGCTTTAGCAGCGATTCTCTTCTCTTCGATTTCATCTTCCCCGCGAGCTTTAGCTCTAGTTGACGAACCACCTTCTCCATCTGTCGTTGTGGAAGCTCAAGTACAACAAGCAGTGAAGCCATCGACGTCGCCGTTGTTCATTCAGAACGAGATACTCAAGGCTCCTAGTCCTAAATCATCGGATCTTCCAGAAGGATCTCAGTGGCGATACAGCGAGTTTCTTAACGCCGTGAAGAAAGGTAAAGTGGAGAGAGTTAGATTTAGCAAAGACGGTTCTGTTCTTCAGCTTACTGCCGTTGATAACCGCCGTGCCTCTGTGATTGTTCCCAACGACCCTGACCTCGTTGATATCTTGGCTATGAACGGAGTTGATATATCTGTGTCTGAGGGAGAGTCCTCTGGGAACGACTTGTTTACTGTCATTGGAAACTTGATTTTCCCTATTTTGGCCTTTGGTGGACTCTTCTTGCTTTTCAGGAGAGCTCAGGGTGgtcctggtggtggtcctggtGGCTTGGGTGGTCCTATGGATTTTGGACGTTCTAAGTCCAAGTTCCAGGAAGTGCCTGAGACTGGTGTGTCATTTGCAGATGTTGCTGGAGCTGATCAAGCTAAGTTGGAGCTACAGGAA GAAGTTGTGGATTTCTTGAAGAATCCTGATAAGTACACAGCCTTGGGTGCTAAGATTCCTAAAGGGTGTTTGCTTGTTGGACCTCCCGGTACGGGTAAGACACTCTTGGCTAGGGCGGTGGCTGGGGAAGCTGGAGTGCCGTTCTTCTCTTGTGCGGCCTCGGAGTTTGTGGAGCTTTTTGTGGGTGTTGGTGCATCTAGAGTTAGGGATTTGTTTGAGAAGGCTAAGTCTAAAGCCCCTTGTATTGTATTCATTGATGAGATTGACGCTGTGGGGAGGCAGAGAGGAGCTGGGATGGGAGGAGGAAATGATGAGAGGGAACAGACTATTAATCAGTTGTTGACAGAGATGGATGGGTTTTCTGGTAACTCTGGTGTCATAGTTTTGGCAGCTACGAATAGGCCGGATGTTCTTGATTCGGCGCTGTTGAGGCCTGGAAGGTTTGATAGACAGGTCACGGTGGATAGGCCTGATGTGGCTGGCAGAGTCAAGATTCTTCAG GTTCATTCAAGGGGGAAGGCACTCGGTAAAGATGTGGACTTTGACAAGGTTGCGAGGAGGACCCCTGGTTTCACGGGTGCTGACCTACAGAACCTGATGAATGAAGCGGCGATTCTGGCGGCCAGGCGTGAGCTCAAGGAGATAAGCAAGGACGAAATCTCTGATGCTCTTGAGAGGATCATTGCTGGACCTGAGAAGAAGAATGCTGTTGTGtctgaggagaagaagagacttgtTGCATACCATG AGGCTGGTCATGCTCTAGTGGGTGCTCTTATGCCGGAATATGATCCGGTTGCCAAGATTTCTATCATTCCTCGTGGCCAAGCTGGTGGGCTCACCTTTTTTGCTCCAAGCGAAGAAAGACTTGAGTCTGGATTGTACAGCAGGAGTTACCTCGAGAATCAAATGGCTGTTGCACTTGGCGGAAG GGTTGCAGAGGAGGTGATCTTTGGGGATGAGAATGTGACGACTGGAGCATCAAATGATTTCATGCAGGTGTCTCGTGTGGCACGTCAAATGATTGAGAGATTCGGGTTCAGCAAAAAGATTGGACAAGTTGCTGTTGGTGGCCCTGGTGGAAATCCCTTTATGGGTCAACAA ATGTCATCACAGAAAGATTACTCAATGGCAACTGCAGATATCGTAGATGCTGAGGTGCGGGAGCTAGTTGAGAAGGCATACAAGAGAGCAACAGAGATCATAACAACTCATATTGATATCCTACACAAGCTTGCGCAGCTCCTGATCGAGAAAGAAACAGTTGATGGAGAAGAGTTTATGAGTCTCTTTATTGATGGCCAAGCTGAGTTGTATATTTCCTGA
- the LOC104758335 gene encoding uncharacterized protein LOC104758335, producing the protein MNVLSALIVSEEFQGIVSSEAEDNKLSGDDSLGAHVPSKAGLDPKFQPADTTNGLESSADISDTELVAANTGRGTGDDGGLALLWFGIITGILVLVAINMEGSGFSNP; encoded by the exons ATGAACGTGTTGTCTGCGTTGATTGTGAGTGAAGAGTTTCAAGGCATAGTTTCATCTGAAGCTGAAGACAATAAACTTTCTGGTGATGACTCACTTGGGGCTCATGTACCTTCTAAGGCTGGGTTGGACCCAAAATTTCAACCTGCAGATACTACTAATGGGTTAGAAAGCAGTGCAGACATATCAGATACGGAATTGGTAGCTGCAAATACTGGTAGAGGCACTGGCGACGATGGAG GATTAGCATTACTGTGGTTTGGTATTATCACGGGTATATTGGTTCTTGTTGCTATCAACATGGAAGGCTCAGGTTTCTCCAACCCGTAA
- the LOC104759908 gene encoding extended synaptotagmin-3-like isoform X1, whose protein sequence is MLLLLSLKFGIIPIAVPVCVRDFDIDGELWVKLRLIPTQPWVGAVSCSFVSLPKVTFQLAAFRLFNLMGIPVLSMFLTKLLTEDLPRLFVRPKKIVLDFQKGKAVGPLSNDLKSGEMEEGNKDFVGELSVTLVDAQKLRYMFSGKTDPYAILRLGDQVIRSKRNSQTTVTGAPGRPIWNQDFQFLVSNPKEQVLQIEVNDRLGFADMAIGTGEVDLSLLQDTVPTDRIVVLRGGWSLFGKGSAGEILVRLTYKSYVEEEEEDRAIVKPIDANADDDEMPYSEELGSFVRKERVDQESFMLDMGFTQP, encoded by the exons ATGTTGTTATTGCTCTCGTTGAAATTTGGTATAATCCCTATAGCTGTCCCAGTGTGTGTCCGGGATTTTGACATTGATGGTGAGCTTTGGGTCAAACTAAGATTGATACCAACACAGCCTTGGGTGGGAGCTGTATCATGTTCGTTTGTATCACTTCCAAAGGTCACATTTCAACTTGCAGCATTCAGATTGTTTAATCTAATGG GAATCCCTGTTCTATCAAT GTTCTTGACCAAACTGCTGACAGAGGATTTGCCTCGATTATTTGTCCGACCAAAGAAAATAGTCTTGGATTTTCAGAAAGGAAAAGCTGTTGGACCTCTTTCAAATGATCTTAAATCAGGAGAAATGGAGGAAGGCAATAAGGATTTTGTTGGGGAACTATCTGTTACACTTGTAGATGCTCAGAAGCTTCGATATATGTTCTCTG GTAAAACAGATCCATATGCAATTCTCAGATTAGGGGATCAAGTTATCCGTAGTAAAAGGAACAGTCAAACTACTGTCACTGGGGCTCCTGGTCGACCAATCTGGAATCAG GACTTTCAATTCCTAGTTTCAAATCCTAAAGAGCAAGTATTACAAATTGAGGTCAATGACCGTCTTGGCTTTGCTGATATGGCTATTGGTACTGGAGAG GTTGATCTCAGTTTACTGCAAGATACAGTTCCTACAGACAGAATAGTGGTTTTGCGTGGCGGTTGGAGTTTGTTTGGAAAGGGATCTGCCGGTGAGATACTGGTACGGCTTACATACAAATCATatgtggaggaggaagaagaagacagggCCATTGTCAAACCCATTGATGCaaatgctgatgatgatgaaatgcCATATTCAGAAGAACTTGGTTCATTTGTGCGGAAAGAACGTGTTGATCAAGAGTCATTtatgttggatatgggtttcaccCAGCCTTAA
- the LOC104759908 gene encoding synaptotagmin-3-like isoform X2, with translation MVRMMISGIPVLSMFLTKLLTEDLPRLFVRPKKIVLDFQKGKAVGPLSNDLKSGEMEEGNKDFVGELSVTLVDAQKLRYMFSGKTDPYAILRLGDQVIRSKRNSQTTVTGAPGRPIWNQDFQFLVSNPKEQVLQIEVNDRLGFADMAIGTGEVDLSLLQDTVPTDRIVVLRGGWSLFGKGSAGEILVRLTYKSYVEEEEEDRAIVKPIDANADDDEMPYSEELGSFVRKERVDQESFMLDMGFTQP, from the exons ATGGTTCGGATGATGATATCAGGAATCCCTGTTCTATCAAT GTTCTTGACCAAACTGCTGACAGAGGATTTGCCTCGATTATTTGTCCGACCAAAGAAAATAGTCTTGGATTTTCAGAAAGGAAAAGCTGTTGGACCTCTTTCAAATGATCTTAAATCAGGAGAAATGGAGGAAGGCAATAAGGATTTTGTTGGGGAACTATCTGTTACACTTGTAGATGCTCAGAAGCTTCGATATATGTTCTCTG GTAAAACAGATCCATATGCAATTCTCAGATTAGGGGATCAAGTTATCCGTAGTAAAAGGAACAGTCAAACTACTGTCACTGGGGCTCCTGGTCGACCAATCTGGAATCAG GACTTTCAATTCCTAGTTTCAAATCCTAAAGAGCAAGTATTACAAATTGAGGTCAATGACCGTCTTGGCTTTGCTGATATGGCTATTGGTACTGGAGAG GTTGATCTCAGTTTACTGCAAGATACAGTTCCTACAGACAGAATAGTGGTTTTGCGTGGCGGTTGGAGTTTGTTTGGAAAGGGATCTGCCGGTGAGATACTGGTACGGCTTACATACAAATCATatgtggaggaggaagaagaagacagggCCATTGTCAAACCCATTGATGCaaatgctgatgatgatgaaatgcCATATTCAGAAGAACTTGGTTCATTTGTGCGGAAAGAACGTGTTGATCAAGAGTCATTtatgttggatatgggtttcaccCAGCCTTAA